The following is a genomic window from Parabacteroides johnsonii DSM 18315.
CAGGCTTCGCAGAGGGGTGTTATTGTCGATTTACCTGATCGCATTCCTTTATCCTTTACCGGATTTAAGCGGCTGGTTGTCCACCCAGACAAGCGTAGCGGGTATAGTCGGCTACTATTCGGGGTTACTACCTAAAGAAACAGTCCTGACGGCAAGCAATGAAATAGCCGCCTCCGACTGGAAAGAAGCCGGACTCAAGGTTATGCAAGTTATCTGGCTGGCAGGAGCCGGCCTGTTGCTGTCCAGGTGTCTGGCGGAGCTGTTCACTGTTTCTCGTTTACACCGGAAATGTAGGAAAATCACTTTGAACGGCACCGAAGTTTGTATCCTTCCGGAAGCGGAAGCCTCCTACTCTTTTTTCGGCTGGATTTTCATTTCACCCGATCCGCATCGACGGGAAAAGCTTGATGACATTTTGATCCATGAACAAACACACGTCCGCCAATGGCATTCGATCGACATGATGGCCAGTGAAATCGTCTGTATCGCCTGCTGGATAAATCCGTTTGCCTGGTGGATAAAGAAAGAGATCGGTATCAACCATGAATTTATCGCAGATGAACAGGTCATGCTTGCCGGATTCGACAAAAAAGAATACCAGTACCATCTGATCGGAGTAAAACATCCCAATACGGCTATTGCAAATTTATATAACAATTTCAGTGTCTTACCACTTAAAAAGAGAATTACTATGTTAAACAAAAAAAGGACGAACAACGCCAGAAAAGTGAAATACCTGGCACTGGTTCTAATGGCCGCAGGCTTGCTATTGCTCAATAATATCGATGCGATGGCACGTGTATTGAATGAAAAGGTAGCAGAGGTTATCCAACAACCGACTGTTCTCGCCACCACTACTGTTTCCAAAATGGAAGCAGCCAATCCGCTTCCACCGGAAAAAGACAAGATTTATGACACATGTGATATCATGCCGGAATTTCCGGGTGGGCAAAGTGCATTATTGCAGTTTCTTGCTAAAAGCATAAAATATCCGGCAGAAGCCCAGCAACAGGGA
Proteins encoded in this region:
- a CDS encoding M56 family metallopeptidase produces the protein MITPILIYFLKVNLALAFLYICYRLLFRDDTFFRLRRGVLLSIYLIAFLYPLPDLSGWLSTQTSVAGIVGYYSGLLPKETVLTASNEIAASDWKEAGLKVMQVIWLAGAGLLLSRCLAELFTVSRLHRKCRKITLNGTEVCILPEAEASYSFFGWIFISPDPHRREKLDDILIHEQTHVRQWHSIDMMASEIVCIACWINPFAWWIKKEIGINHEFIADEQVMLAGFDKKEYQYHLIGVKHPNTAIANLYNNFSVLPLKKRITMLNKKRTNNARKVKYLALVLMAAGLLLLNNIDAMARVLNEKVAEVIQQPTVLATTTVSKMEAANPLPPEKDKIYDTCDIMPEFPGGQSALLQFLAKSIKYPAEAQQQGKQGKVVVTFVIEKDGSITNAKVTQALYPSLDEESLRVVKSMPKWTPGKMKGGKAVRVQYTVPLTYRLQ